In Harmonia axyridis chromosome 6, icHarAxyr1.1, whole genome shotgun sequence, a single window of DNA contains:
- the LOC123683307 gene encoding twisted gastrulation protein homolog 1-A-like isoform X1 has protein sequence MVVRFRKLFLDMASPSSVVMKKTLAYGVVITFALSLGYVYTCNEAVCGSVVSKCLLTQSCNCELSNCTCCKDCFNCLSYLFSECCSCVDKCPTNTDQTTKKPNLIESYVEDFYEPVPGLFQALTEKADDQNRWTSVTYPIDFEVTEYTPKKLVKVHFNRTLIDLTNINQVQSPILVTETSEQDVLPKTNILTLNCTVAFMSQCLSNAKCKSTCITMGASGYRWFHDACCECIGENCINYGINESRCKECPMDSTQEGISDDEEPDYPDDDEANETNVNDEND, from the exons atgGTTGTAAGATTTAGGAAATTGTTTTTAGATATGGCATCGCCTTCAAG TGTCGTCATGAAGAAAACTCTAGCCTATGGCGTTGTAATAACGTTTGCCTTATCCTTAGGCTACGTTTACACCTGCAACGAAGCCGTGTGCGGGAGTGTCGTGAGCAAATGCTTGCTCACCCAGTCTTGCAACTGCGAACTTTCCAACTGCACTTGTTGCAAGGATTGTTTTAACTGCCTCAGTTATCTTTTTAGCGAATGCTGCTCCTGTGTAG ATAAGTGTCCTACGAACACTGATCAGACCACCAAAAAACCCAATCTGATCGAATCTTATGTGGAAGACTTTTATGAGCCAGTACCTGGATTGTTCCAAGCTTTGACTGAAAAGGCCGATGATCAAAATAGATGGACTAGTGTGACATATCCAATCGACTTCGAGGTTACTGAGTACACGCCCAAGAAGCTGGTCAAAGTGCATTTCA ACAGAACGTTAATAGACTTAACCAACATCAACCAGGTCCAGAGTCCTATATTGGTAACAGAAACGAGTGAACAAGACGTCCTCCCAAAAACGAATATTCTCACTCTTAACTGCACTGTGGCTTTTATGTCTCAATGTTTGAGTAATGCAAAATGCAAGTCTACCTGCATAACGATGGGGGCCTCGGGCTACAGGTGGTTCCATGACGCCTGCTGCGAATGCATAGGGGAAAACTGTATCAATTATGGAATCAACGAGAGCAG GTGCAAGGAATGTCCAATGGATAGTACACAAGAAGGAATATCAGACGATGAAGAACCCGACTATCCTGATGATGATGAGGCGAACGAAACCAATGTCAATGACGAAAACGACTGA
- the LOC123683307 gene encoding twisted gastrulation protein homolog 1-A-like isoform X2 has translation MKKTLAYGVVITFALSLGYVYTCNEAVCGSVVSKCLLTQSCNCELSNCTCCKDCFNCLSYLFSECCSCVDKCPTNTDQTTKKPNLIESYVEDFYEPVPGLFQALTEKADDQNRWTSVTYPIDFEVTEYTPKKLVKVHFNRTLIDLTNINQVQSPILVTETSEQDVLPKTNILTLNCTVAFMSQCLSNAKCKSTCITMGASGYRWFHDACCECIGENCINYGINESRCKECPMDSTQEGISDDEEPDYPDDDEANETNVNDEND, from the exons ATGAAGAAAACTCTAGCCTATGGCGTTGTAATAACGTTTGCCTTATCCTTAGGCTACGTTTACACCTGCAACGAAGCCGTGTGCGGGAGTGTCGTGAGCAAATGCTTGCTCACCCAGTCTTGCAACTGCGAACTTTCCAACTGCACTTGTTGCAAGGATTGTTTTAACTGCCTCAGTTATCTTTTTAGCGAATGCTGCTCCTGTGTAG ATAAGTGTCCTACGAACACTGATCAGACCACCAAAAAACCCAATCTGATCGAATCTTATGTGGAAGACTTTTATGAGCCAGTACCTGGATTGTTCCAAGCTTTGACTGAAAAGGCCGATGATCAAAATAGATGGACTAGTGTGACATATCCAATCGACTTCGAGGTTACTGAGTACACGCCCAAGAAGCTGGTCAAAGTGCATTTCA ACAGAACGTTAATAGACTTAACCAACATCAACCAGGTCCAGAGTCCTATATTGGTAACAGAAACGAGTGAACAAGACGTCCTCCCAAAAACGAATATTCTCACTCTTAACTGCACTGTGGCTTTTATGTCTCAATGTTTGAGTAATGCAAAATGCAAGTCTACCTGCATAACGATGGGGGCCTCGGGCTACAGGTGGTTCCATGACGCCTGCTGCGAATGCATAGGGGAAAACTGTATCAATTATGGAATCAACGAGAGCAG GTGCAAGGAATGTCCAATGGATAGTACACAAGAAGGAATATCAGACGATGAAGAACCCGACTATCCTGATGATGATGAGGCGAACGAAACCAATGTCAATGACGAAAACGACTGA
- the LOC123683306 gene encoding uncharacterized protein LOC123683306 isoform X2, translated as MDSLKQYLKIQRTENETVKNEIMTKLDELLHPLDVPMNKCNIKSTKYSNYISDLCQLEQKINHKLTEINYDLKKFKIQNKCPECDPSLMKNSRSDDFLDNIETLKAYSNRLISKLDKLREKHNENTDNQLIHVKKTENKSSMCVKKISHKDQDSLIDFDSSYSCEGDICGELVDGPTVQELCDNELCEDKDKRGISFDLLNSTPICKDKENKDILASQGSHPELENEFIINSSSTEEHKDYKFVDILSQDIKMIDTSVSKPGVEVKMEYDLKNELIALEDIPVTQKDISIDEPLLANSSQYQDLIQNINDIIVKPAPDDNKKMESQDARSNLSDVMWKNINELDSTLPKNSIVSENIETSLSNSPRSYEASAKPCDVNISDEKKIEFDEKLFNLLELESGPSSYYDSESDSGVLPSSDSSLGIKEKCISGLVENQNLCDSSKENYYKLIKKEDNKNKLFERLENEKPSEKDSDERNKEKLIYEIPGSDIPTYGMGCVFSHVESPSEFYIHLDTEESKLIDSLNDMITEHYKNTKIHYRSKEEASRALGTFCCAYVKDDNMFYRAEIINWFFEETTKHVLIQLVDYGNDVLVPLKYLRPLTEEFSLLPRLAVKCYFPFLYPPGSTKNNLLIEWPNSTTEALFDLSGLGLENNKAIFKISHVQVEKHQIGIDMYQVNGQNDIMIGQLLIDLGHAVEIILPEDDPMGILSDEEEIENLENCDNLNEVVIGYDPKDEARICKFTKHDGAKCFKRSCKLEHAKFSRGGYTTDQTLTYADALNDLKLPKPGDRISIRFTTFLEATRYFINLTRYAEDIRELERTINLPSNCNNFEPFKVFPAFGEIVLVKHWQKRWLRAKVRHHLFNDKGKCTGVQVFIVDYGDIIDVPLAYVRQIKAEYLNLPFQAIECILHGYKDSGNFERKDIDRFFYENLVFRNFKAEIKAVSDMQLRVNLFYKDRNLGDILKEYGFLAEVDEGVPMPHPKSVIIPG; from the exons ATGGATTCATTAAAACAATATCTTAAAATACAAAGGACCGAGAATGAAActgtgaaaaatgaaattatgacAAAACTCGACGAACTTCTTCAT cctTTGGATGTTCCCATGAATAAATGTAATATAAAGTCAACCAAATATAGCAACTACATATCTGACCTTTGCCAATTAGAACAAAAAATCAATCATAAATTAACTGAAATTAATTAtgacttgaaaaaatttaaaatacagAATAAATGTCCAGAATGTGATCCTTCGTTAATGAAAAACTCAAGATCAGATGATTTTTTAGATAATATCGAAACATTAAAGGCTTATTCTAATAGATTAATCTCGAAATTGGATAAGTTACGAGAAAAACACAATGAAAATACAGACAATCAGCTTATTCACgtcaaaaaaactgaaaataaatcaagtaTGTGTGTCAAAAAGATATCTCATAAGGACCAAGATTCTCTAATAGATTTTGATTCAAGTTATTCTTGCGAAGGTGATATATGTGGAGAATTAGTGGATGGGCCTACTGTACAAGAACTATGTGATAATGAACTCTGTGAGGATAAAGACAAAAGAGGCATCAGTTTCGATCTATTGAATTCAACTCCAATTTGtaaagataaagaaaataaagacATACTTGCTTCTCAAGGGTCTCACCCAGAATTagaaaatgaattcattataaattcttCCTCAACTGAAGAACATAAAGATTATAAATTTGTAGATATACTTTCTCAAGATATTAAAATGATAGACACATCAGTTTCCAAGCCAGGAGTGGAAGTGAAGATGGAGTACGATTTGAAAAATGAACTGATTGCACTTGAAGATATTCCTGTCACACAAAAAGACATTTCAATAGATGAACCACTTTTGGCAAATTCTAGCCAATATCAAGATCTAATTCAGAATATCAATGATATTATCGTTAAGCCCGCTCCagatgataataaaaaaatggaatcaCAAGATGCCAGGTCAAATCTATCAGACGTtatgtggaaaaatatcaatgaactGGATTCAACCTTACCTAAGAACAGTATAGTCTCTGAAAACATTGAAACTTCATTGAGTAACAGCCCAAGATCATATGAAGCAAGTGCTAAGCCATGTGATGTGAATATTTCTGATgagaagaaaattgaatttgatgaaaaattattcaatttgctTGAACTGGAAAGTGGTCCAAGTAGTTATTATGATTCTGAAAGTGACTCTGGAGTTCTACCAAGCTCTGATTCCTCCTTGGGAATCAAAGAGAAGTGTATCAGTGGACTAGTAGAGAATCAAAATTTATGTGATTCTTCCAAAGAAAACTATTACAAACTGATCAAGAAAGAAGATAATAAGAACAAATTATTTGAAAGATTAGAAAACGAAAAACCTTCGGAAAAGGATAGTGATGAGAGgaacaaagaaaaattaatttatg AAATCCCAGGTAGTGACATCCCTACTTATGGTATGGGTTGTGTTTTTAGCCATGTTGAGTCACCTTCAGAGTTTTATATACATCTGGACACCGAAGAATCTAAACTGATCGATAG TTTAAACGATATGATAACGGAACATTACAAGAATACAAAAATACACTACCGTTCCAAAGAAGAAGCTTCTCGAGCCTTAGGAACGTTCTGCTGCGCTTACGTCAAGGATGACAATATGTTTTACAGAGCAGAAATTATCAATTggtttttt GAAGAAACTACCAAACATGTTTTAATTCAACTGGTTGACTATGGAAATGATGTTCTCGTTCCTCTTAAATATTTAAGGCCCCTTACTGAAGAATTCAGTTTGTTGCCAAGACTTGCTGTTAAGTGTTACTTTCCTTTC TTGTATCCACCTGGATCTACAAAAAATAATCTACTGATTGAATGGCCCAATTCTACAACAGAAGCTCTATTTGATCTAAGTGGTTTGGGTTTGGAAAATAATAAGGCCATTTTCAAGATTTCTCATGTCCAGGTGGAAAA GCATCAAATTGGCATTGACATGTACCAAGTAAACGGACAGAATGATATTATGATAGGACAACTTCTGATAGATTTAGGACATGCAGTAGAGATCATTTTACCAGAAGATG ATCCGATGGGAATTTTATCTGATGAAGAGGAAATAGAGAACTTAGAAAATTGTGATAATCTCAACGAAGTCGTAATAGGTTATGATCCAAAAGACGAGGCCAGAATATGCAAGTTTACTAAACATGACGGAGCAAAATGTTTCAAAAGGAGTTGCAAGTTGGAACATGCTAAATTCAGCAGAG gTGGATATACAACCGATCAAACTCTAACCTATGCAGATGCGTTGAATGATTTGAAATTACCGAAACCAGGCGATAGGATATCAATAAGGTTTACAACATTCCTTGAGGCAACACGTTATTTTATAAATCTCACTCGTTATG CTGAAGATATTAGAGAACTGGAAAGAACAATAAATCTCCCTTCAAACTGCAATAATTTCGAACCTTTCAAAGTTTTTCCAGCGTTTGGTGAAATCGTTTTAGTGAAACACTGGCAAAAACGATGGTTGAGAGCAAAAGTTAGACATCATCTCTTCAATGATAAGGGCAAATGTACCGGTGTTCAA gTTTTCATTGTTGACTACGGAGATATAATAGATGTACCTTTGGCTTACGTCAGACAAATCAAAGCAGAATATTTAAATCTTCCCTTCCAG GCAATTGAATGTATCTTACATGGATATAAGGACAGTGGGAATTTCGAACGGAAAGATATAGATAGATTCTTCTACGAAAATTTGGTTTTTAGAAACTTTAAGGCTGAAATCAA AGCTGTGTCTGACATGCAATTGAGAGTTAATCTATTT
- the LOC123683306 gene encoding uncharacterized protein LOC123683306 isoform X1 produces the protein MDSLKQYLKIQRTENETVKNEIMTKLDELLHPLDVPMNKCNIKSTKYSNYISDLCQLEQKINHKLTEINYDLKKFKIQNKCPECDPSLMKNSRSDDFLDNIETLKAYSNRLISKLDKLREKHNENTDNQLIHVKKTENKSSMCVKKISHKDQDSLIDFDSSYSCEGDICGELVDGPTVQELCDNELCEDKDKRGISFDLLNSTPICKDKENKDILASQGSHPELENEFIINSSSTEEHKDYKFVDILSQDIKMIDTSVSKPGVEVKMEYDLKNELIALEDIPVTQKDISIDEPLLANSSQYQDLIQNINDIIVKPAPDDNKKMESQDARSNLSDVMWKNINELDSTLPKNSIVSENIETSLSNSPRSYEASAKPCDVNISDEKKIEFDEKLFNLLELESGPSSYYDSESDSGVLPSSDSSLGIKEKCISGLVENQNLCDSSKENYYKLIKKEDNKNKLFERLENEKPSEKDSDERNKEKLIYEPKPDSCKPSFSANEKIRKLGLEDRKTLFERTRKSAVLPDLTLKPSESSLSEVQKSKHVKKKKNKNKKFEIPGSDIPTYGMGCVFSHVESPSEFYIHLDTEESKLIDSLNDMITEHYKNTKIHYRSKEEASRALGTFCCAYVKDDNMFYRAEIINWFFEETTKHVLIQLVDYGNDVLVPLKYLRPLTEEFSLLPRLAVKCYFPFLYPPGSTKNNLLIEWPNSTTEALFDLSGLGLENNKAIFKISHVQVEKHQIGIDMYQVNGQNDIMIGQLLIDLGHAVEIILPEDDPMGILSDEEEIENLENCDNLNEVVIGYDPKDEARICKFTKHDGAKCFKRSCKLEHAKFSRGGYTTDQTLTYADALNDLKLPKPGDRISIRFTTFLEATRYFINLTRYAEDIRELERTINLPSNCNNFEPFKVFPAFGEIVLVKHWQKRWLRAKVRHHLFNDKGKCTGVQVFIVDYGDIIDVPLAYVRQIKAEYLNLPFQAIECILHGYKDSGNFERKDIDRFFYENLVFRNFKAEIKAVSDMQLRVNLFYKDRNLGDILKEYGFLAEVDEGVPMPHPKSVIIPG, from the exons ATGGATTCATTAAAACAATATCTTAAAATACAAAGGACCGAGAATGAAActgtgaaaaatgaaattatgacAAAACTCGACGAACTTCTTCAT cctTTGGATGTTCCCATGAATAAATGTAATATAAAGTCAACCAAATATAGCAACTACATATCTGACCTTTGCCAATTAGAACAAAAAATCAATCATAAATTAACTGAAATTAATTAtgacttgaaaaaatttaaaatacagAATAAATGTCCAGAATGTGATCCTTCGTTAATGAAAAACTCAAGATCAGATGATTTTTTAGATAATATCGAAACATTAAAGGCTTATTCTAATAGATTAATCTCGAAATTGGATAAGTTACGAGAAAAACACAATGAAAATACAGACAATCAGCTTATTCACgtcaaaaaaactgaaaataaatcaagtaTGTGTGTCAAAAAGATATCTCATAAGGACCAAGATTCTCTAATAGATTTTGATTCAAGTTATTCTTGCGAAGGTGATATATGTGGAGAATTAGTGGATGGGCCTACTGTACAAGAACTATGTGATAATGAACTCTGTGAGGATAAAGACAAAAGAGGCATCAGTTTCGATCTATTGAATTCAACTCCAATTTGtaaagataaagaaaataaagacATACTTGCTTCTCAAGGGTCTCACCCAGAATTagaaaatgaattcattataaattcttCCTCAACTGAAGAACATAAAGATTATAAATTTGTAGATATACTTTCTCAAGATATTAAAATGATAGACACATCAGTTTCCAAGCCAGGAGTGGAAGTGAAGATGGAGTACGATTTGAAAAATGAACTGATTGCACTTGAAGATATTCCTGTCACACAAAAAGACATTTCAATAGATGAACCACTTTTGGCAAATTCTAGCCAATATCAAGATCTAATTCAGAATATCAATGATATTATCGTTAAGCCCGCTCCagatgataataaaaaaatggaatcaCAAGATGCCAGGTCAAATCTATCAGACGTtatgtggaaaaatatcaatgaactGGATTCAACCTTACCTAAGAACAGTATAGTCTCTGAAAACATTGAAACTTCATTGAGTAACAGCCCAAGATCATATGAAGCAAGTGCTAAGCCATGTGATGTGAATATTTCTGATgagaagaaaattgaatttgatgaaaaattattcaatttgctTGAACTGGAAAGTGGTCCAAGTAGTTATTATGATTCTGAAAGTGACTCTGGAGTTCTACCAAGCTCTGATTCCTCCTTGGGAATCAAAGAGAAGTGTATCAGTGGACTAGTAGAGAATCAAAATTTATGTGATTCTTCCAAAGAAAACTATTACAAACTGATCAAGAAAGAAGATAATAAGAACAAATTATTTGAAAGATTAGAAAACGAAAAACCTTCGGAAAAGGATAGTGATGAGAGgaacaaagaaaaattaatttatg AGCCAAAGCCTGATAGTTGTAAACCATCATTTAGTGCCAATGAAAAAATACGGAAATTGGGATTAGAAGACCGCAAGACACTATTCGAAAGGACCAGGAAGAGTGCAGTCTTGCCAGACCTTACTCTGAAACCATCTGAGTCATCTCTGTCTGAAGTTCAAAAATCGAaacatgttaaaaaaaaaaagaacaagaaCAAGAAATTTG AAATCCCAGGTAGTGACATCCCTACTTATGGTATGGGTTGTGTTTTTAGCCATGTTGAGTCACCTTCAGAGTTTTATATACATCTGGACACCGAAGAATCTAAACTGATCGATAG TTTAAACGATATGATAACGGAACATTACAAGAATACAAAAATACACTACCGTTCCAAAGAAGAAGCTTCTCGAGCCTTAGGAACGTTCTGCTGCGCTTACGTCAAGGATGACAATATGTTTTACAGAGCAGAAATTATCAATTggtttttt GAAGAAACTACCAAACATGTTTTAATTCAACTGGTTGACTATGGAAATGATGTTCTCGTTCCTCTTAAATATTTAAGGCCCCTTACTGAAGAATTCAGTTTGTTGCCAAGACTTGCTGTTAAGTGTTACTTTCCTTTC TTGTATCCACCTGGATCTACAAAAAATAATCTACTGATTGAATGGCCCAATTCTACAACAGAAGCTCTATTTGATCTAAGTGGTTTGGGTTTGGAAAATAATAAGGCCATTTTCAAGATTTCTCATGTCCAGGTGGAAAA GCATCAAATTGGCATTGACATGTACCAAGTAAACGGACAGAATGATATTATGATAGGACAACTTCTGATAGATTTAGGACATGCAGTAGAGATCATTTTACCAGAAGATG ATCCGATGGGAATTTTATCTGATGAAGAGGAAATAGAGAACTTAGAAAATTGTGATAATCTCAACGAAGTCGTAATAGGTTATGATCCAAAAGACGAGGCCAGAATATGCAAGTTTACTAAACATGACGGAGCAAAATGTTTCAAAAGGAGTTGCAAGTTGGAACATGCTAAATTCAGCAGAG gTGGATATACAACCGATCAAACTCTAACCTATGCAGATGCGTTGAATGATTTGAAATTACCGAAACCAGGCGATAGGATATCAATAAGGTTTACAACATTCCTTGAGGCAACACGTTATTTTATAAATCTCACTCGTTATG CTGAAGATATTAGAGAACTGGAAAGAACAATAAATCTCCCTTCAAACTGCAATAATTTCGAACCTTTCAAAGTTTTTCCAGCGTTTGGTGAAATCGTTTTAGTGAAACACTGGCAAAAACGATGGTTGAGAGCAAAAGTTAGACATCATCTCTTCAATGATAAGGGCAAATGTACCGGTGTTCAA gTTTTCATTGTTGACTACGGAGATATAATAGATGTACCTTTGGCTTACGTCAGACAAATCAAAGCAGAATATTTAAATCTTCCCTTCCAG GCAATTGAATGTATCTTACATGGATATAAGGACAGTGGGAATTTCGAACGGAAAGATATAGATAGATTCTTCTACGAAAATTTGGTTTTTAGAAACTTTAAGGCTGAAATCAA AGCTGTGTCTGACATGCAATTGAGAGTTAATCTATTT